In the genome of Primulina tabacum isolate GXHZ01 chromosome 13, ASM2559414v2, whole genome shotgun sequence, the window ACTAATTATGCAATTCATTTGGCAATATAGGAGCCTTTTTGAATGCATGTTTCCTACAACGCTCAAAAATGGCATcatatatcaaatcaaactGAACCCCAGCTCTTTCTTTGTTCACAATGAAGAGAATGTGATCACCTTCCACAATCTTGTAGTACCTGTATCAGAAGCAGAATTCCTATGAAAACAATACAAATTTTTATCTGATAACATTGACTCTCAAACGTGCCGTTTTCGTTTATAAAATAAACCAAGAATTCGTGGCTATTTAAATTCAAGATTGTAGCAATATGGAAATTTTTTAATGGCATGAAATTAGAACAAACCAGATTCCTGGCTGGAATGGTTGGCACTCTGAATCTTTCACAACAAAACAGCTCGGGTGTTCGACTGGAAAACGAGGGTGTGTCATCGACATGGTGTTGAGGGCGCCATCATTATCCCACCAATCTTCATCCCTAAAAATGCATTCATAAATTTATAATATGGAAGTTCTAAAATTACTGGATTGTCATTGGTTTTGCATATTCAGACATATTTTTTAGGTAAACTGCCAGATACTTTAATGTCAAACAAAGCATGATTCAGGACGGACCTGTAACTTTTATAAGGAGGGGTGACATCTGAAGGATGCCTCCATTGGCTCATCTGCAAGACTCTAATAAACAACAAAGGGTGTATTCCGAAAATGCCAGAGGGAATAGTGAATCCCATTAACTTCCTCGTGCGCTTGGTGGCGTAGCTGAAGTAGTATGTTTCTGGAAACGTATGCACGTGGCTGTTCAATCTGATCGAACCCTGGATGGTAAGATCCGGAAGAATCCAATCTCCAGATGCAAATGGACCACTCCTCCCAATCAGGCAATTAACAAGTCCCCAAATGCCTATATTTCTTCTAGACATATTGAAATGGTCGAATCCAAAATTGTAATAGCGTTTTAGCCATAGAACATCGAACCAGTCATAGAGAATCACCCCAACTCTGCACAGCTGCAGCAGAGAAATGGGCTTCAAAGATTTCCCATCTTCTGGCCTGTGGtattattatgaaaatttagAACTTCTTATTCGAAACGAAAACTAAACCATCGAAAGATTGCATTAAGTTATCAGTCAGATACGGATTTAACTGTAGAACAGAGATCAAGAACTTACTGCATTCCATCTAAGTAAGTTCTTGTTGTGCCATTAAATGCACCAGACAAAGAAGTGATACTTAGCACCCAATTCGGTGATGTATTATCGTACCCCTCGAACGCCTGAAATCAAATCAAGAATCTTGTTTTTTTACCATTCCATAGTGTAACATAGCCTGAAAAACTCATTCACACAAAACTTGCCTTGTCAGCAAGCATTTGCTGCAAGACTCGGACAACTTGCGCTCCGGCTGAGTGCCCCACAAAATGAATCTGGTGTTCCTCATCCCATTCAGGATAATGCCCTGCGTATTTTAGTCAAAGAGAGCTAAGCTATATTTTTTCAAACAAAGAAAATTTAATGCCAATGCAGATCAAATACCCCACCTTCTCCATAGTTTCTACCAAACTGAGTGTGCCCACAAGCCCTGCTATGTTCTTCTCCATAATCCACTTGCCCTCCTTTTAAGTAATAGAACAATTCTCTTGCCCTGTATCAATACAAATCGTCCAAAGTTGCACAAAAACcttaaaacacacacactctTATCCCCAAATAATGAAGATaaattatacatattttttttctaaacaAAGTTCAAGTTTTTTCCCCTTGAAATACTTTCTGAGTTGCTTATTTCTGTCCCATAAGCGAACACCTACCTGTCATATATGCTTGTTAATGAGCCTAAATCAGGCACAAGGACCCTTTCATCCTTCAACTCAGCTCCAGCGAAGTAGGACAAACCTCCCAATCTCTGTAAATCATCAACAGAAACACGATCTTGAATGAGTTTGGCAAGTAAACAAATCCCCCAAAAAGTAAAATGGATCAAAACAGAAGCACAAAATTATAACCAATTTAAAAGAAGTATATTCTCTCACCCCTTTCCCAAAACCAAAGATTCCATGAACCAACACAATAGGAGGCAAATCATCTACACCAGTTGTCTTCTTTAAATCTTCCTCTCCCAATCCGTTTGCCacattaggcttgaaaatccaATCACTCAATGCCTGTGAGACATCCCCACCCACGGCTGTGCTAAATATGTAAAACCCATATACCATATGCACCAAAGAACTCACAAATAGCTCTGTCCATTGAAGGGTCGATATCCACCACCTGATCATATTTtcctctctcttttttttctccCCAAAAAATGTTCAGATGTATGTCTGAATGTATATGTATCCTctatatatacataatatgtACACAAATGATGAAAGAAATAAGTTGATCTTGAGCCTTCTTCAAGAAAAACAAGAGAAGGCTCTTAATCATCAAACAAGAAACGAAACCTAACCTTCAAGCATGAAATCAAGAATTCCTTCAAGCACTAAAGGGTAATTAATCTAAAAGGagaaggaaaagaaaaatggGGACCCTTTTCTCAAATATTGAGTAAAATGATGATGAATACGGTCCTTGTGATGTTTGGCATGCaagacttaaaaaaaaaaaatcaacttttCAAACTTTGAAAATGAATCTTGCCACAATTTTCTCATTGCCCACCTCTTTCACTCACGCACAAAGTCATATCCACCGAACCAAccacaataaaaaaaaactaaacaaaaaaatttgtaaCAGTGCTTAAttcatatgattattattatccTCCCCGTGAAATTCATGGCTTTTGTCGAGTATGAAAAATGCTGGCTATATCGATTCCCACTCGTCCATAGGGGGAAACGCTGCCACATATTTTACATCTGTATGGCTTCGTGGGTCCCCAGTGACGACccaaaaatggagaaaaatacGCCAAGAAACATGACACGTGATCTAATACGAGATATGCGTTGGGATTACGACGAagaatccaaaaaaaaaaaatacatcttTTTTAGAGGTGAAAACTGTATTGATTCGTTTTGCATATATCGTGTAATAATCTAAAACGAGGAGTATTAATGAAATAGATAAGATTTTAGGCGTCTCTTTGAAAAGAAATGCGCTGTATCAAAGCTGGAGATTCTATTATTGATGGTCAAAATAAACTCCCAACGGCCCCCACATCTtatgatcatattttgtgacgcggattttttatttggatatcatgaaaaaatattactttttatgctaaaaatattattttttattgtgaatattgatatAGTTGACTCatcttaaatataaaaattagtgAGATCCTCTCACAAAAAACATATtctaatttatattatattgaaaGTATTTCTATTCATATTCTCATATTATtatatgatattgaagaaatatgTATAGAATAATAAGATTCCTAATCGTAATAAAGTAGTTCCTTTTCTCGGTTTCCACGTCTTTATCTTactattttgtttatttttggtACTATACAAATTTGACACACTTAGGTGTTTACATGAAATTTGATGACGAAATCAAGATTCCAAATTTAAAACAAGGTATGAATATATAGTCAAAACTTGTGTGACACAGtcttacggatcgtattttgtgagacgaatattttatttgggtcatccatgaaaaaaatattattttttatgctaaggtacCGTTTGGTTCATGGTATGAGATATATAGTATggagataaataatattttgtaataataaaataaatagaaaatgatagttaatatagtgtttaatttaattgatttgattgattaaatttgagataatgtgatattatcattttgtcattgttgaaaatattaatagaatattaataatattatttattaagggtAATAtcgtaattttatattattgatttgattgatatgagATAAATTATTacgaatttgattgatgtgaaataaataattaataatttgattgatcgAGATTAATAATACTTGTACAAAACAAGTGATATGATAGGACTATTTATATTAGTACTTACAAGTACTTGAATCAAACAGTacctaagagtattattttttattgtgaatatcagtagggttgacccgtctcacagataaagattcgtgagaccatcttacaagagacctactcatatatatatctcgtaATATATATCAGAACTTTAggatataaaaatatgatattgtctAGTATttaatttcaatatattattaatttttattcataaaaaaatttaaaatcattattGTTTCAAAGTTGAGTAATGCACAAAAAAAAAAGGGTTTAATATTGTAAATCCAAATAGATGCTAAGAATAAGGAGAAATAACCTACACAGTTAAGCGCCGTTACCTAGGACAGGTTAGGCCATTCTATGCAACTTAGACCATCTCCAACCCACTGCACTATATTCTGCACTACAATAGTGTAACACTAAATTCATCTCCAACCTATCTACACTATATTCTGCACTAAAAAAGAATattctcagaatattcttataatattaattttaattcaataataacCATTCTAcactattaaatatttataattattaaaaaacaaataaaaaatttaaaaaaaaaaagagatgtgGCGCAGCACTTCACATGTAGAGTGGTATATGGGGGAACTCCAGTCCAGCACCATTTTTGGTGCTGGATTGGAGTGAAAAACCTTGCTCCATTGTGGAGCAAGGATTGGAGTTGCTCTTAGGTGTtgcctaaaaataaaatttgatgttTACCCATATTTCATCTAACAAAGTCGATGATTTCTAAGTCATTTGACATATCTTAAATTTTGGACGAAGTTTCAGATTTAAAATTGAGATTCAATTATAATATTCTTTTATTCTAACacgaaaataaatattaatccaATCAAGttgttcaatttttttaaaaaaaaaaataagaaaaatcaaataatttaataaattggaaaatagattaataaaaaaaagtgAACTTGTTCATTTatatattgaaaaaaataagaTTATTTCTATGATTCACGTGCTCACACACGAAATTCAGAgatacaaaatatatatttgtatttaaTAATTACTATTTTACCATATATAGTATAAATACGTAGGTGGGCAGAAAGGAGACTATATCGGTGACGGCTGCCTAATTAGacatatttaaaaacaaacaaaaaaaattaggtAGTTACTTAACAacgaaacaaaacaaaaaattaaaagttatgatatttatatttatcaccaaaaaaataatttaccaaacaaaattaatgtaaaaaatatgatttttataatttcaacaaacaaaattcacaaaaactcttgtgagacggtctcacggatcaatttcgtgggtcgaatctcttatttggctcatccatgaaaaaatattatttttttatgctaaaagtattactttttattatgatatcggtaagattgactcgtctcacagataaagattcgtgaaaccgtctcacaagagacctactcaacaAAATTAGTTCAAGATGAAGTGGAAGTGGGTCgatttgtatttaatttatgTGACATTAAATAGCATGAAAAACTTTTATTAaccatatattatattttagtaTATATGGCCATACTTTTCATTGTCATCACAGGCATGCATGCAcgttcaatttatttttatgatatcgACCATGTATATATAGTTTTATATCATGTGATCAGCAGGAATGCGTGTATCATGGTTTGGATATGTACAcataaaaattgatttttattaGATGTGTAGGCGTATATGGGAACTTTCGAGATCGATCACGACAAGAAGCTAAGTTCGATCGAACAATATgttggaccgtttgaaatttGGGAGAAGTGATAGATCAGACGAGTATGTCATTGTGTTGTTGAGGTAAATTGATCTTTCAACCATTAAAATATCACAGAAGGTATTATAACATTGGAAAGTtcttaaataattttgtttgcAAAAAATTTGTGAAGTGTAGGTGTGTCGGATGCAAATGTGGCAACTTGAGTGAAAATAGTAAAAATCCGACTTctaagaactcaaacgacgtgGGAATCAAACATGACTATAAGTTATGATCTTCTAAGCAAATATTCAACTAAAAAATAAGGACAATGTTGAAATTTCTGAGAAGCTCCTATCATGATTTATGTACATTCAAAATCTAGAGAAATAgtaataaaattgaaatttagaaTAATTTTGCTGGAAAATGAAAGGGAATTATTGCAGAACCTAAGAAAAAGCTACTAGAATGATCGATATGaaagatgaatttgaaatttgcaAAGTTGTCGTCGTAGAGTTTGTTGTCTTTCCTTCTTGTCTGTCGATTCTTTTCGAATGATAACGACCAATggaatttcaaattattttgaatAGTTAATGGGCTTCTGCTTTTTAACTTTGTCGACCAATTCATTTTCTTGAGATTGGGAAAAATTAATTTGGTCTATTTTAACTTTAGCCCCAAAAAAATCgagaaaagaaaatttaaagtACGATGAGAGGTCCGGACATGTAGTATTAAATTTATAGCAAGCACTTCAGACCCTCAAATTTTGGGGCActaaacttaattttttttagtaatatAGTATAATATATTTAACTCATGCGCACATCTTATGAATAATGATTAATGGGTAACGACGCATGATGAAAACTTGAAGTCTCACTGTCTATTTATCTCTTTAATCTCACTCATAAACATTCaggaagaaaaaaattaatccGAAATACCTATCTCGTGATTTTctgcaaaaaaacaaaaaacaaaaaaaaaaaaacaaatcattCACTATTCTAGGATGATTAAGCTCGCTATCGCTCGATTTATCTGTCTATTGATCCTTTTTATACGTTTTTCCGACACTTAACTACGTAAATTTTGTGATCCAACCAAAGTTTCATATAACGGAATGAGTTTTTTCAAGTTGAAGTTGCTTGAAACTTATCTTCGATCAACTATATTACAAGGAAGACTAAATGACTTGGCTATGTTAtcgattaaaaaaaaagtttttgagaaaaatgaTTATGCaaacttaataaatatttttgcttCCAAAACTGTTATGCAAGAAATATTCAAGTAACTATGTAATagtttaaaatgtgaattttatattttgtttggaTAGTCTTGGCTTTATTAGTATTTTGTCATGACATATTGTTTTGGATGatatattttgtttttcttttatttatagaaTTCATGTTATTTATACTATCTATCATATTTATCATTGAAAAAtataagaatattaagttttaagGGTATCATTTTTTCTCTAAACAAACTGGCATAATCATTTTTTTAGAGATCACAAACAGTACCTCAGCAAATCCATTATTAAGGTTGTTTTTGAGTTCGGAAAGTTGACTCTTTCTATCTTTAATTACCATCGTAGATTATTATATATAGGAAAATCTACAGCAAACACATTTGATTAATGTTGTTTTGTATAAATCTTGgggtttaaataattttaggtTGTGTTTAGATTAGATAATTTGGATTTGAGAGAGATCTAAaagaaagcaaaaacttgtgtgagacggtctcacgggtcgtattttgtgagatggatctcttatttgggtcatccatgaaaaagtattatttttttataataacatcattactttttattatgaatattggttgtgttgacccgtcttacatataaaaattcgtgagaccgtctcacaagagaca includes:
- the LOC142522842 gene encoding uncharacterized protein LOC142522842 — protein: MIRWWISTLQWTELFVSSLVHMVYGFYIFSTAVGGDVSQALSDWIFKPNVANGLGEEDLKKTTGVDDLPPIVLVHGIFGFGKGRLGGLSYFAGAELKDERVLVPDLGSLTSIYDRARELFYYLKGGQVDYGEEHSRACGHTQFGRNYGEGHYPEWDEEHQIHFVGHSAGAQVVRVLQQMLADKAFEGYDNTSPNWVLSITSLSGAFNGTTRTYLDGMQPEDGKSLKPISLLQLCRVGVILYDWFDVLWLKRYYNFGFDHFNMSRRNIGIWGLVNCLIGRSGPFASGDWILPDLTIQGSIRLNSHVHTFPETYYFSYATKRTRKLMGFTIPSGIFGIHPLLFIRVLQMSQWRHPSDVTPPYKSYRDEDWWDNDGALNTMSMTHPRFPVEHPSCFVVKDSECQPFQPGIWYYKIVEGDHILFIVNKERAGVQFDLIYDAIFERCRKHAFKKAPILPNELHN